One stretch of Burkholderia oklahomensis C6786 DNA includes these proteins:
- a CDS encoding 3-carboxy-cis,cis-muconate cycloisomerase, with amino-acid sequence MLEDSARLTSLICGSEPLNRIWSPHATLQRMLDVEAALARALAAHGVIPASAVSPIEATCVADALDADALARDAALGGNLAIPLVKQLTARVKARDAEAAKYVHWGATSQDIIDTATVLQLRDTFDWLEPLLRDTCATLASLAAAHRATPMIGRTWLQQALPITLGLKFAQWLDALLRHRERLAALRERALALQFGGAAGTLASLRDAAPAVARALADDLQLTLPAVPWHTQRDRIAETAACFGMLIGTLGKIARDISLSMQTEIGELAEPAAAGKGGSSTMPHKRNPVGCAAALTAAVRAPGLVSTVLAGMVQEHERALGGWQAEWDALPELARLAGGALAQIAQIVAGLNVDVARLAENLDATHGLVLGEAVMLALGDKIGRLDAHHLVERASKEAVRSGRSLHDVLAADPDVAAHLAPDALRQLLDPAHYVGEAHAYVNAVLALHASRN; translated from the coding sequence ATGCTCGAAGACAGCGCCCGCCTGACTTCCCTCATCTGCGGCAGCGAGCCGCTCAACCGGATCTGGTCGCCGCACGCGACGCTGCAGCGGATGCTCGACGTCGAAGCCGCGCTCGCGCGCGCGCTCGCCGCGCACGGCGTGATTCCGGCGAGCGCGGTGTCGCCGATCGAGGCGACGTGCGTGGCCGACGCACTCGACGCGGACGCGCTCGCGCGCGACGCGGCGCTCGGCGGCAACCTCGCGATCCCGCTCGTCAAGCAGCTGACTGCCCGCGTGAAGGCGCGCGACGCCGAAGCGGCGAAGTACGTGCATTGGGGCGCGACGAGCCAGGACATCATCGATACGGCGACGGTGCTGCAATTGCGTGACACGTTCGACTGGCTCGAGCCGCTGCTGCGCGATACGTGCGCGACGCTCGCGTCGCTCGCCGCCGCACATCGCGCGACGCCGATGATCGGCCGCACGTGGCTGCAGCAGGCGCTGCCGATCACGCTCGGATTGAAGTTCGCGCAATGGCTCGACGCGCTGCTCCGTCATCGCGAGCGTCTCGCCGCGTTGCGCGAGCGCGCGCTCGCGTTGCAGTTCGGCGGCGCGGCGGGCACGCTCGCGAGCTTGCGCGACGCGGCGCCTGCGGTCGCGCGCGCGCTCGCCGACGACTTGCAGCTCACGCTGCCCGCCGTACCGTGGCACACGCAGCGCGACCGTATCGCCGAGACCGCCGCTTGTTTCGGGATGCTGATCGGCACGCTCGGCAAGATCGCGCGCGACATTTCGTTGTCGATGCAGACCGAAATCGGCGAGCTGGCCGAGCCGGCCGCGGCGGGCAAGGGCGGCTCGTCGACGATGCCGCACAAGCGCAATCCGGTCGGCTGCGCGGCCGCGCTGACCGCGGCCGTGCGCGCGCCGGGGCTCGTTTCGACCGTGCTCGCCGGGATGGTGCAAGAACACGAGCGCGCGCTCGGCGGCTGGCAGGCCGAATGGGACGCGCTGCCCGAACTCGCGCGGCTCGCGGGCGGCGCGCTCGCGCAGATCGCGCAGATCGTCGCGGGCTTGAACGTCGACGTCGCGCGCCTGGCCGAAAACCTCGACGCGACGCACGGCCTCGTGCTCGGCGAAGCGGTGATGCTCGCGCTCGGCGACAAGATCGGCCGGCTCGATGCGCATCACCTCGTCGAGCGCGCATCGAAAGAAGCCGTGCGAAGCGGCCGCTCGCTGCATGACGTGCTCGCCGCGGACCCGGACGTCGCCGCGCACCTCGCGCCCGACGCGCTGCGGCAGTTGCTCGACCCCGCTCATTACGTCGGCGAGGCGCACGCCTACGTCAACGCCGTGCTCGCGCTTCACGCGAGCCGCAACTAA
- a CDS encoding CoA transferase subunit B — protein MKRLTRDEMAKRVAQDIPEGAYVNLGIGVPTLVANHLDPNKEIFLHSENGLLGMGPAPAPGEEDDELINAGKQHVTLLTGGAYFHHADSFAMMRGGHLDYCVLGAFQVSAQGDLANWHTGAPDAIPAVGGAMDLAIGAKQVFVMMEHLTKQGESKITAECSYPVTGVRCVDRIYTDLAMLDVTSDGLAVREIFTDISFDELQKLTGVPLIDATQKAAA, from the coding sequence ATGAAACGACTGACCCGCGATGAAATGGCGAAGCGCGTCGCGCAAGACATCCCTGAAGGCGCGTACGTGAACCTCGGGATCGGCGTGCCGACGCTCGTGGCGAACCATCTCGATCCGAACAAGGAGATCTTCCTGCACAGCGAGAACGGCCTGCTCGGCATGGGCCCCGCGCCCGCTCCGGGCGAAGAGGACGACGAGCTGATCAACGCCGGCAAGCAGCACGTGACGCTGCTCACGGGCGGCGCGTACTTCCATCACGCGGATTCGTTCGCGATGATGCGCGGCGGCCATCTCGACTATTGCGTGCTCGGCGCATTCCAGGTGTCCGCGCAAGGCGACCTCGCGAACTGGCACACGGGCGCGCCCGACGCGATTCCCGCGGTCGGCGGCGCGATGGATCTCGCGATCGGCGCGAAGCAGGTGTTCGTGATGATGGAGCACCTGACGAAGCAGGGCGAAAGCAAGATCACCGCGGAATGCTCGTATCCGGTGACGGGCGTGCGTTGCGTCGATCGCATCTACACCGATCTCGCGATGCTCGACGTGACGAGCGACGGGCTCGCGGTGCGCGAGATCTTCACCGACATCTCGTTCGACGAGCTGCAGAAGCTGACGGGCGTGCCGCTCATCGACGCGACGCAGAAGGCCGCGGCGTGA
- the pcaD gene encoding 3-oxoadipate enol-lactonase encodes MPFASVNGVRLHYRIDRATRADAPWLVFSNSLGADLSMWAPQIGPLTARFNLLRYDTRGHGHSDAPAGSYSIDQLTGDVIGLLDHAGIARAHFCGISMGGLTGAALAARHASRIDRVVLSNTSAKIGSPEVWGPRAQKARTEGMAALADAVLPRWFTAAFFEREPRLVDVIRDTFNHTDQDGYAANCDALNAADLRDEVKGIAVPTLVVTGAHDMSTPADQGRALAAAIAGAKHVEFDCAHISNIECADGFNQTLIDFLTA; translated from the coding sequence ATGCCTTTCGCTTCAGTCAACGGAGTGCGGCTGCATTACCGGATCGACCGCGCAACGCGCGCCGACGCGCCGTGGCTCGTGTTCTCGAATTCGCTCGGTGCGGATCTGTCGATGTGGGCGCCGCAGATCGGCCCGCTGACGGCGCGCTTCAACCTGCTGCGCTACGACACGCGCGGCCACGGCCACTCGGACGCACCGGCAGGCTCGTATTCGATCGATCAGTTGACGGGCGACGTGATCGGCCTACTCGATCACGCCGGGATCGCGCGCGCGCACTTTTGCGGAATCTCGATGGGCGGCCTGACGGGCGCGGCGCTCGCCGCGCGCCATGCGAGCCGAATCGATCGCGTGGTGCTCTCGAACACGTCGGCGAAAATCGGCTCGCCGGAAGTATGGGGGCCGCGTGCGCAGAAGGCGCGGACCGAAGGAATGGCGGCGCTTGCCGACGCGGTGCTGCCGCGCTGGTTCACGGCTGCGTTCTTCGAGCGCGAGCCGCGCCTCGTCGACGTGATCCGCGACACGTTCAATCACACCGACCAAGACGGCTACGCGGCGAACTGCGACGCGTTGAACGCCGCCGATCTGCGCGACGAAGTGAAGGGCATCGCCGTGCCGACGCTCGTCGTGACGGGCGCGCACGACATGTCGACGCCGGCCGATCAGGGCCGTGCGCTCGCCGCGGCGATCGCGGGCGCGAAGCACGTCGAGTTCGACTGCGCGCACATCTCGAACATCGAGTGCGCGGACGGCTTCAACCAAACGCTGATCGATTTCCTGACGGCCTGA
- a CDS encoding 3-oxoacid CoA-transferase subunit A: protein MVNKIFDSLQSAVADVHDGATIMIGGFGTAGMPSELIDALIAQGARDLTIVNNNAGNGETGLAALLKAKRVRKIICSFPRQADSQVFDALYRAGEIELELVPQGNLAERIRAAGAGIGGFFTPTGFGTKLAEGKETRLIDGKQYVFETPIHADFALVKALKGDRWGNLVYRKTARNFGPVMAMAAKTSIVQVSEVVPLGALNPEHIVTPGIFVQRIVEVPQAAHAAELAAERAASAA from the coding sequence ATGGTCAACAAGATTTTCGATTCCCTTCAGTCGGCGGTGGCCGACGTCCACGACGGCGCGACGATCATGATCGGCGGCTTCGGCACGGCCGGGATGCCGTCCGAGCTGATCGACGCGCTGATCGCGCAAGGCGCGCGCGATCTGACGATCGTCAACAACAACGCCGGCAACGGCGAGACGGGCCTCGCCGCGCTCCTGAAGGCGAAGCGCGTGCGCAAGATCATCTGCTCGTTCCCGCGCCAGGCCGATTCGCAAGTGTTCGACGCGCTGTATCGCGCGGGGGAGATCGAGCTCGAGCTGGTGCCGCAAGGCAACCTCGCCGAGCGGATTCGCGCGGCGGGGGCGGGCATCGGCGGCTTCTTCACGCCGACGGGCTTCGGCACGAAGCTCGCCGAAGGCAAGGAGACGCGCTTGATCGACGGCAAGCAGTATGTGTTCGAGACGCCGATCCACGCGGATTTCGCGCTCGTGAAGGCGCTCAAGGGCGACCGCTGGGGCAACCTCGTCTATCGGAAGACCGCGCGCAACTTCGGCCCGGTGATGGCGATGGCCGCGAAGACGTCGATCGTGCAGGTGTCGGAAGTCGTGCCGCTCGGCGCGCTGAATCCCGAGCACATCGTGACGCCCGGCATCTTCGTGCAGCGAATCGTCGAAGTGCCGCAGGCCGCGCATGCGGCCGAGCTGGCTGCCGAACGCGCCGCGAGTGCCGCCTGA